The following are from one region of the Novosphingobium humi genome:
- a CDS encoding TonB-dependent receptor gives MKTSLHKGVISRRALALAGLIALAPAHAQAAETTEGANDPNVITVTAQRRSENLQNVPISVAVMRSEDLAAPRAGGADSLLSLSGKVPSLYVESTTGRIFPRFYIRGLGNVDFYLGASQPVSIIQDDVVLEHVVLKSNPAFDVAQVEVLRGPQGSLFGRNTTAGIIKFDNAKPTKNWTSHVDASWGSYNTQSIESAVSGPIAKDGTVSFRLSSLYQHRDNWVTNTYTGPSADGTVGAGKTLGRFTESDTRFQLQFDPDSDTSINLTTNYRLYQGTSTLFYRGSLAKGSNKTVAGWNQKQVAYDEAQNNPQNYSTYGQTLRMRHDFGGVSLTSITSYQGADGWSRGDTDGGAAVNFPFNGAPNGYGQSQGRLRGLDQWTQEVRLASRDNARFKWQFGGIYFDARDDTEFDQRGYFLTTAAYNPNNWVLLHNINTSWGLFGQASYKLDDRLTVTGGIRVTNDTKKTALLKTANTAAGVSTYTGRTYVRLADTQPSWDLSLLYKASDDVNLYARVARGFRGPTIQGRSAVFNADFTTAGSETNTSWEAGIKTTGLGGALHFNLTGFYYTVNNIQLNGNDSNGNGVLFNANKAVGYGGEADLSLKAGNLTLSSGLSLLHTEIKDSNVYAQTCGLNGVQVCTVYNTGGFTKGTGTGTSYFVPINGDPLPNAPTYNLNLSARYDVPVAVDRKLYVAGDWNIQGKTSFVLYRSAEFTANGNNELGARIGYAAPHYEIAAFARNLLNKHNLIGVIENYMAGVYNEPRIFGVSLSLR, from the coding sequence ATGAAAACTTCGCTTCATAAGGGTGTGATCTCGCGCCGGGCTCTGGCTCTGGCCGGGCTGATCGCGCTGGCCCCCGCCCATGCGCAGGCCGCCGAGACGACCGAGGGCGCCAATGACCCCAACGTCATCACCGTCACCGCCCAGCGCCGCAGCGAAAACCTTCAGAATGTGCCGATCAGCGTGGCCGTGATGCGCAGCGAGGATCTGGCAGCCCCGCGCGCGGGCGGCGCCGATTCGCTGCTCAGCCTGTCGGGCAAGGTGCCCAGCCTTTATGTCGAATCGACCACCGGGCGCATCTTCCCCCGCTTCTATATCCGCGGCCTTGGCAACGTGGACTTCTACCTCGGCGCCAGCCAGCCCGTGTCGATCATTCAGGACGATGTCGTGCTTGAGCATGTCGTGCTGAAATCGAACCCGGCCTTTGACGTGGCGCAGGTCGAAGTGCTGCGTGGGCCGCAGGGTTCGCTCTTTGGCCGCAACACCACGGCGGGCATCATCAAGTTCGACAATGCCAAGCCGACCAAGAACTGGACCAGCCATGTTGATGCGAGCTGGGGCAGCTATAACACGCAGAGCATCGAGAGCGCCGTGTCGGGACCGATCGCCAAGGACGGCACTGTCTCCTTCCGCCTCTCCTCGCTCTATCAGCACCGCGACAATTGGGTGACCAACACCTATACCGGCCCCAGCGCCGACGGCACCGTGGGCGCCGGCAAGACGCTGGGCCGCTTTACCGAAAGCGACACCCGCTTCCAGCTGCAATTCGATCCCGATTCCGACACCAGCATCAACCTGACCACCAATTACCGCCTGTATCAGGGCACCTCGACCCTGTTCTATCGTGGCTCGCTGGCCAAGGGCAGCAACAAGACCGTGGCGGGATGGAACCAAAAGCAGGTTGCCTATGACGAGGCGCAGAACAACCCGCAGAACTATTCCACCTATGGCCAGACGCTGCGTATGCGCCATGATTTCGGCGGTGTCTCGCTGACCTCGATCACGTCCTATCAGGGCGCCGACGGCTGGTCGCGTGGCGATACCGATGGCGGCGCGGCGGTCAATTTTCCCTTCAACGGCGCGCCCAACGGCTATGGCCAGTCGCAGGGCCGCCTGCGCGGGCTTGACCAGTGGACGCAGGAAGTGCGTCTGGCGAGCCGCGACAATGCCCGTTTCAAATGGCAGTTCGGCGGCATCTATTTCGATGCGCGCGATGACACCGAATTTGACCAGCGCGGCTATTTCCTGACCACGGCGGCCTATAACCCGAACAACTGGGTGCTGCTGCACAATATCAACACCAGCTGGGGCTTGTTCGGTCAGGCTTCGTACAAGCTGGATGATCGCTTGACGGTGACGGGCGGCATCCGCGTGACCAATGACACGAAGAAGACCGCGCTGCTGAAAACCGCCAATACGGCCGCGGGCGTCTCGACCTATACGGGCCGCACCTATGTGCGTCTGGCCGACACCCAGCCGAGCTGGGATCTGAGCCTGCTCTATAAGGCCAGCGATGATGTGAACCTCTATGCCCGTGTGGCGCGCGGTTTCCGCGGCCCCACGATTCAGGGTCGCTCGGCGGTGTTTAATGCCGATTTCACCACCGCCGGCAGCGAAACCAACACCAGTTGGGAAGCGGGCATCAAGACCACCGGCCTTGGCGGCGCGCTGCATTTCAACCTCACCGGCTTTTACTACACCGTCAACAACATCCAGTTGAACGGCAATGACAGCAACGGCAACGGCGTGCTGTTCAACGCCAACAAGGCGGTGGGTTATGGCGGCGAGGCCGATCTGAGCCTGAAGGCGGGCAATCTGACGCTCAGCTCCGGCCTGTCGCTGCTGCATACCGAAATCAAGGACAGCAACGTCTATGCCCAGACCTGCGGGCTGAACGGGGTGCAGGTCTGCACCGTTTACAACACCGGCGGCTTTACCAAGGGCACCGGCACCGGCACGTCCTATTTCGTGCCGATCAACGGCGACCCGCTGCCCAATGCGCCGACCTATAACCTGAACCTGTCGGCCCGTTATGACGTGCCGGTGGCGGTCGACCGCAAGCTCTATGTGGCCGGCGACTGGAACATTCAGGGCAAGACCAGCTTTGTGCTTTACCGTTCGGCGGAATTCACCGCCAATGGCAACAACGAACTGGGCGCGCGCATCGGCTATGCCGCCCCCCATTACGAAATCGCGGCCTTTGCCCGCAATCTGCTCAATAAGCACAATCTGATCGGTGTGATCGAAAACTACATGGCGGGCGTCTACAACGAACCGCGCATTTTCGGTGTCTCGCTCAGCCTGCGCTAA